The following is a genomic window from Fulvia fulva chromosome 9, complete sequence.
TGCTCACCTGCCTGAGCTTCTTGCTCATCGGCTACGACAATGGCTTAATGGGCGGCTTGGTCAACACCAAGCACTTCGACGCGACCTTCGCAATCGACACAAAAACGAGCTCAGGCACCAACATGATCGCCCTCATCGTCGCCATCTTCGAAATCGGATGCTTCATCGGCGCCATCATCACCAGTTTCGTCGGCGAAAAGCTCGGACGACGACGCAGCATCTTCTGGGGTGTGGTTGTCATGATCATTGGTGCGCTACTTCAGGCCACGGCATACACGAAAGCGCACATGATCGTGGCCAGGATCATGGCGGGCGTGGGCCTCGGTGCTATCAACTCCACTGCGCCGGTCATGATGGCAGAGTTCGCACCCAAGGCTACACGTGGTATTTACGTTTGCGCTCAGCTCTCCTGTCTGAACTTTGGAATTATGCTGGTGTACTGGATCGATTATGGCTTCAGCACGATTCCCGGAGGCCACAGCTATGCATGGAGGATCCCGGTTATCTTGCAGTGCATCTTCCTCATTCCGATGCTGTTCGTCATCATGATCCTGCCGGAGGTAAGTGATGTCAAGCACAGAAGCCTTAACGAGACACTTGAGACACACCCAGGACGCTCATGGCTTCTGTCCTCTTCGTTCGAGACACTTAGACTGACGTACTTTACCTACAGACGCCTCGATGGCTGGTATCGCACGACCGACCCGACGAAGCTCTGGAAGTGCTAAGAAGACTGAACAAGGGCAAGACGAGCGATGCCGTTATCGAGAGGAGTCACCAGGACATCGTCAACACTGTTGCATACGAAGCTTCCATCGGATCTGGCACATGGGGTGACCTGCTTAAGGAAGATGAGATCCAATCCCGAAAACGCTTCCTCATCGCTTGCAGCAT
Proteins encoded in this region:
- a CDS encoding MFS-type transporter oryC translates to MALLEGDALLYTVSLLTCLSFLLIGYDNGLMGGLVNTKHFDATFAIDTKTSSGTNMIALIVAIFEIGCFIGAIITSFVGEKLGRRRSIFWGVVVMIIGALLQATAYTKAHMIVARIMAGVGLGAINSTAPVMMAEFAPKATRGIYVCAQLSCLNFGIMLVYWIDYGFSTIPGGHSYAWRIPVILQCIFLIPMLFVIMILPETPRWLVSHDRPDEALEVLRRLNKGKTSDAVIERSHQDIVNTVAYEASIGSGTWGDLLKEDEIQSRKRFLIACSIQAFQQLGGINALIYYSSTLFEDSLGFSPNMAALMSGILNTWFFVASFIPWLLIDRIGRKPLFLSMISLMAAVMVVQTGLIYNVEKKTAIATACGAGGAAMLFIFQGAFTIGFQATVWVYPSEILPLKLRQRGSSISTACNWIFNFMIVYITPPAIRNIGYRTYIIFAALNAIWVPIIYLFFPETKGLALEDVDRLFAKTEDAQRQMSIIDHDDDNGKDNVVQIADVAAHKV